In Gemmatimonadaceae bacterium, one genomic interval encodes:
- a CDS encoding carbohydrate binding family 9 domain-containing protein, with protein sequence MAAALLGAALPTTVPASPGASRGASRGASREASPEAPPGGVFHGRQGATQVPLPRQEATVTVDGRLDEGVWKNAATLTGFSQFFPNDGVPARDSTEVLVWYSGTALHVGIRAFAAPGIVRATLADRDKISQDDNIQLFLGTYNDSRQALVFSVNPLGIQSDGVLTETGAATTGGFLANTSRARETPDLAPDYVWQSKGRVTETGYEVELVIPFKSLRYRAADVQTWQLNVVRTVQATGFEETWAPARRASASFLAQSGTLTGLTNLQRGLTVDLIPTITSSANGAPGPVAGTWRYTSKRPEIGGSARWGITSNLTLAATANPDFSQVEADATQYSLDPRAAVFYPERRPFFLESQEQFTAPNRLIYTRRISQPTFSTKLTGKHGGFDIGVLTAVDDQAASATGQHSPFYNILRLQRDLGKQSRAGVVYTDKIDGDQWNRVLGADGRLVRGVWGLQGQVARSFTGTDTSSRQAPLWDASLVRNGRAFYARYSGSGISRDFDAQSGFISRTNVAVFNATHRLNLFGKPGALVELFSPEIYLMARYRYDDLVARRPSQDQQLHLRSNTRFRGGWSLGAQILREEFGYDRELYANYVYLRPRTGGVDTVSYTGTAHLPNLDYVVSVATPEFKRFSYNVVTIWGQDENFQEWSSAKILNLQNTLTLRPTEQLRASATWIYELFDRKSDGTRVLMRSTPRVRVEYQLTRQIFFRTIGEYAILRQDSLRDDSRTNLPVYVRTARGTLVRQSAFERTRARLDLLFSYLPTPGTVFYVGYGDALRADEPSGPRTVQRSRDVFFAKLSYLFRLQ encoded by the coding sequence GTGGCCGCCGCCCTCCTTGGCGCCGCCCTCCCGACCACCGTTCCGGCCTCACCAGGGGCGTCACGAGGGGCGTCACGAGGGGCGTCACGAGAGGCGTCACCAGAAGCGCCGCCGGGGGGTGTCTTTCACGGGCGTCAGGGGGCGACGCAGGTCCCGCTCCCCCGTCAGGAGGCTACCGTCACGGTGGACGGTCGGCTCGACGAAGGGGTCTGGAAGAATGCCGCGACGCTGACCGGGTTCTCGCAGTTCTTTCCCAATGACGGCGTGCCGGCGCGCGACAGCACCGAGGTGCTGGTCTGGTACTCGGGTACGGCGTTGCATGTGGGGATCCGGGCGTTCGCCGCACCGGGCATCGTGCGTGCGACGCTCGCCGACCGCGACAAGATCAGTCAGGACGACAACATCCAGCTGTTTCTCGGCACCTACAACGACAGCCGGCAGGCGCTGGTCTTTTCGGTGAACCCGTTGGGGATCCAGAGCGACGGCGTCCTCACCGAGACGGGCGCCGCGACCACCGGCGGCTTTCTGGCCAATACGTCGCGCGCCCGCGAAACGCCCGATCTGGCGCCCGACTATGTGTGGCAGTCGAAGGGGCGCGTCACCGAGACGGGCTACGAAGTCGAGCTGGTGATCCCCTTCAAGAGCCTGCGCTATCGGGCGGCGGATGTGCAGACCTGGCAGTTGAATGTCGTGCGCACCGTGCAGGCCACCGGCTTCGAGGAAACGTGGGCGCCGGCGCGGCGCGCGAGCGCCAGCTTTCTGGCGCAGAGTGGTACGCTGACGGGACTCACGAACCTGCAACGTGGGCTGACGGTGGATCTGATTCCGACGATCACGTCGAGCGCAAACGGCGCACCGGGTCCCGTCGCCGGCACGTGGCGCTATACGAGCAAGCGCCCGGAGATCGGCGGCAGCGCCCGCTGGGGGATCACCAGCAACCTGACGCTCGCCGCCACCGCCAATCCCGACTTTTCGCAGGTCGAAGCCGACGCGACGCAATACTCACTCGACCCGCGCGCGGCCGTGTTCTATCCCGAGCGGCGCCCGTTCTTTCTCGAGAGTCAGGAACAGTTCACGGCGCCGAATCGCCTGATCTACACCCGCCGGATCTCGCAGCCGACCTTTTCGACCAAGCTCACCGGCAAGCACGGTGGCTTCGACATTGGCGTGCTGACGGCCGTGGATGATCAGGCCGCCTCGGCCACGGGGCAGCATTCGCCCTTCTACAACATCCTCCGGCTGCAACGCGATCTCGGGAAACAGAGCCGCGCCGGCGTGGTGTACACCGACAAGATCGACGGCGATCAGTGGAATCGCGTCCTCGGGGCGGACGGACGCCTCGTGCGCGGCGTGTGGGGGCTCCAGGGACAGGTGGCCCGGAGCTTCACGGGCACGGACACCAGCAGCCGTCAGGCGCCCCTCTGGGATGCCTCCCTGGTGCGCAACGGTCGCGCCTTCTACGCCCGCTATTCGGGCAGTGGCATCAGCCGCGACTTCGATGCGCAATCCGGTTTCATCTCGCGCACGAACGTGGCGGTGTTCAATGCGACCCATCGTCTGAATCTGTTCGGCAAGCCCGGGGCGCTGGTCGAGCTGTTCAGCCCCGAGATCTATCTCATGGCGCGGTACCGCTACGATGACCTGGTCGCCCGTCGCCCGTCACAGGATCAGCAACTGCACTTGCGCAGCAACACCCGCTTTCGTGGCGGATGGTCGCTCGGCGCGCAGATCCTGCGCGAGGAGTTCGGGTACGATCGCGAGCTGTACGCCAACTACGTGTATCTGCGGCCGCGGACGGGCGGCGTGGACACGGTGTCGTACACCGGCACGGCCCACCTTCCCAATCTCGACTACGTCGTGTCCGTGGCCACGCCGGAGTTCAAGCGGTTCAGCTATAACGTCGTGACCATTTGGGGGCAGGACGAAAACTTCCAGGAGTGGAGCTCGGCCAAAATCCTGAACCTGCAGAACACGCTCACCCTACGGCCAACCGAGCAACTGCGAGCGTCGGCGACCTGGATCTATGAGCTGTTCGATCGCAAGAGTGACGGCACGCGCGTCCTGATGCGCAGCACCCCGCGCGTCCGGGTCGAGTATCAATTGACCCGCCAGATCTTCTTCCGCACCATCGGCGAGTACGCCATCCTGCGTCAGGACTCCTTGCGCGACGACTCCCGCACGAACCTGCCGGTGTACGTGCGCACGGCGCGCGGCACATTGGTGCGGCAGAGTGCCTTCGAACGCACCCGCGCGCGCCTCGATCTGCTCTTCTCCTACCTGCCCACGCCGGGGACGGTCTTCTACGTGGGCTACGGGGATGCGCTGCGCGCCGATGAACCGAGTGGGCCGCGCACCGTGCAGCGCTCCCGCGACGTATTCTTCGCCAAGCTCAGTTATCTGTTCCGGCTGCAATAG